Genomic window (Oryza sativa Japonica Group chromosome 3, ASM3414082v1):
agtagtacagtACACTAGTGCTCCCGTATGGCCGTATCTCTACACAACGTGCCCAGCTACAGCTTTCTGTCAGCTTCTCTACTTTTTGAAATATGTACACATGCTTGTGTTGCGTTGATGCGAGCTCGATTAGGCTCGAGGCTAGCTTGACTGCAAGCTCGAAGGTTAGtccaggctcggctcgagctcgactcGAGTTCATACCGAGCTCGAGCCTGAGGATCtaagctcgctcgagctcggctcgttgacagccctacaCCGGAGTTTGGACCAGTATACTTATCTTATTGTCAGGGCCCCAATTGGTTTTACATTTCGGCTAATAATCCTATACAATATAATTTTAGATACACATTGTTAAGACTAAGTTTACATACACAGCCATACTTGAACAAAATGTTCCTGTGGGAAGTAAATTAGTGTCAAGAAAAATACAATGTAGAAATGCAACATCTCAACCTAGCTCATACAGATTAAACACTAGACTATACTCTATAGTGCAACAGCTACTGTTTCATAGAAAAGGTACATCCCCAAATAGAAATTTCACCGTGAAAGAACTTCCCTTGGCTATTGGAAGGAATCATTCCTCACCTGAGAGGCTGAGAGACTCAGACTAACATACATAAAACAATGTTAATTGACACTACTAGCATCGAAGTCAACTAATTAACTAGCACAAAGTCAGCTAATTATAACATCACCCGATCTTAGATTAGCAAAGATGTGTTAACTAAAAGAGAGACCGTCTTATATAATTGAAGAAGAAAGTGCTCTATCATAGATCCAACTAGTAGGACAAAAGCATATCATTCAACAAGGGTGCAGGACCATTAGCTGAAGAAAATGAACTCTTTTATCATAAGTACTCGAAAACATGGGTTGGATATTTGCATCCCTACAAAACCCTTTTTCCAGAAATCCTAACCTATTCGGTTCCTAAAGACAAAATgagaactactccctccttccctaaatgtttgacgccgttgacttttctaaacatgtttgaccgttcgtcttattcaaaattttttgtgaaatatgtaaaactatatgtatatataaaagtatatttaacaatgaatcaaatgataggaaaagaattaataattacttaaattttttgaataagacgaacggtcaaatatgtttaaaaaagtcaacggcgtcaaacatttagggatggagggagtatatagcagGGTAGTTTAATCAATTTCAGATATGAAAAGGGTAATTTCAGGAAACTGTTTATAGAAGTCTAGAGATTATCTTTTTTCGTTtcctgaaaaagaaaagcagaaaGAGTATCAAGTTTCAGTTGAGATTTGCTAGTTCTGAGCAATAGCATTGGTTTCTCGTTAGGTTCAGATATAGGAATAGATATAAGCATTGTGCGGTTGTTCTCCAATCGACTTGGGCCAACTACCTGAGCGGCCCAAAATCCTTAATTGAGCCCATTACCCACATGGGCCGTAGCCCAGACTGGAATAACGCGAACCGCCATTCGGCCATCGATTGACCTTTTCTTCTCCAAAATGAGGGAAAAAAAACCTGCGTGTAATCGCAACTCCATCCGGCTCATCGGCGAGTCGGCGTCGCGTCACTCCCgtgctccggcgacggcggaggaggaggcggagcggtCGCCGGAAGCCgtcccagcggcggcgggggggagATGGGAGTGCACGGGCTGTGGGAGCTGCTGGCTCCCGTGGGGCGGCGCGTGTCGGTGGAGACCCTGGCGGGGAAGCGGCTGGCGGTGGACGCGAGCATCTGGATGGTGCAGTTCATGCGGGCGATGCGGGACGACAAGGGCGACATGATCCGCGACGCCCACCTCCTCGGGTTCCTCCGCCGAATCtgcaagctcctcttcctccgcgcgcgcccGGTCTTCGTCTTCGACGGCGCCACCCCGGCCCTCAAGCGGCGcaccctcgccgcccgccgccgccaccgcgacgccgcccaggCCAAGGTCCGGAAGACCGCCGAGAAGCTCCTGCTCTCCCATGTACGTGGCCTCTCTCCCCCCATTCCTCTTATTGGCGCAGCGTATTTTAGGTATCCTCCCAATTGATACTGTAGGGATGATGGCTGATTTGTAGGAAATTTTATTCCTAATCCAGTACTAGTAGTGAGTGATGACCAGAGAATTTGCACTATACACTCTATTTTAGTACCAGTACAACACTACAATGACAACCAAATATGCTATGATCATGTGAACAAGAGAATGATCTACCCAAGGCCCATGTATTACTTCTCTGGGGAAAAACTACTACTGATTTCTGAAGGATGATGCCTTGCATTTCTATGGGAAAAAACGTGTCATAAACATGTTTCTCAGGGTTAATTTACattccccacaaaaaaaattacaagcaaAGGGAGCAATTTATCCCACCAGCTTCTTTTGTATTGGACTCTACCCTTGTGATCATCCTGTTATTTGATTGATCTCTTTCCACTGGAATTCCACTATTCAGTTTCTTCAGGAACTGGGAGATTTCCCTAGGTCCCAAATGTGTCCTAACCACCCAAAAGTGTTTGTAGTGGACATAAAGGAGAGTTGTCTAGGCTATTAAATTTGTTCTGATATTTTCTCTTAATTTCCTCTAGTTTCTTTTCCCAAGAGTTGTCTAGGCTATTAAATTTGTTCTGATATTTTCTCTTAATTTCCTCTAGTTTCTTTTCCCGAGTAGTCCACACTCCATTACCATACTATatcatattgaaaaaaaaaattcaaatgacCATTCGTTTAGCAATGATGGTATGGCATTTTAATTTTACTAGTATTTTAAGTTTGTTGGAAAGGCAAAATCAATATCTTTATGGTTTTGGGCATGTGGTTCCAGCTCAAGGCTAGGAAGCTTGAAGAATTGGCAGCTCAAATCAAGAGTGACAGGGCTAAGCATGACAATAAAGGCAAGCAAGTTGAGAGCAGTAAAATGGGAGAAATTGAGAAAATTAATGGagagcaaaagaaaaacaacgatGGAGAAAACAGCGGGGGGATTGTAGCACCAATCGACCAGGAGAAACTGGATGAACTGTGTGTGCCTCCCTATAGCTTCCACATACTTCTTCCTTGTTAAGATCATTAAGTTGATGTTTTTATTGCATGTTTTAAGGCTGGCCGCATCACTTGCTGCAGAGGAAGAGGCAAATTTGACTGGCAAAGGAAAACAGTATACTGTAAGTGTTCCATTGCAAGAAGCAGCTGACATTAGTGAGGATGATGACGAGGATGATGGAGAGATGATCTTTGTAAGTATCTGGTTTTTATTTGCTTGATGAAAACTGAGTGTGCCATCTAAGTTTTTCTTATTATTCAGTTTCACATAACATGGTCCCTATCTTTTTTTAGTGCACccactgctttttttttaatttattagttgATTAAAAGGTACTGGTTTTTGTAATCCGATTGCAGCCTATGACAACAGGTGATATTGATCCTGCAGTATTAGCTTCACTCCCTCCATCAATGCAGTTGGATCTTCTTGTTCAGGTAAAGAGGATGAACTACTGGTTCTCATGTTTCTCCTTGGTACCTTAAACTGTATGCAACCAGAGACTAATTTAAGAGAATATGATTGGTTTAGATGAGGGAGAGAGTGATGGCTGAAAACAGGCAGAAGTACCAGAAAATTAAAAAGGTAATAGACATTATTCTTTGGATTATCAGCATGGTCCAACATATCACTAATGTTACTATATCTTACTAGAAGTATTATAATTCTATGAATACAAcctttttatataattttatttacaTAAACTGTGCCATTTTCAGTAGTTAGGTGTGGCATGTATGACCTTGTGATGATTTGACTCATTGCAGGAACCTGCAAAATTCTCAGAGCTCCAAATACAGTCGTACCTGAAAACTGTTGCTTTCAGGCGAGAGATAGATGAAGTTCAGAGGGGTGCTGCAGGCAGGGGTGTTGGAGGCGTCCAAACATCAAAAATAGCATCTGAAGCTAACAGAGAGTTCATTTTCTCATCATCATTCACTGGTGATAAACAGTAAGTACTAGTCTTCACATATAGTCATTTGTTAACTTTGTGCATGTGAGTGTGCATCACATTCGGTCGCTGTACTTGTTAAAATTCAATTCCAACCcatatagatattgatgatacTTATCTGGATCAGGACATTAGCACAAAGAGGCGGAAAGGAGCATATTGTCGATAGCATTAAATCAAAGAGGGAAATCAATCCTGCTGTCTTCAAATCCAATCCCACTAGTAGTTCTAGCTCAATTAAGCCTAACAACAGTGAGCCTTTGGGGAGTTTTGGACCTGATGTTGAGACATATCGTGATGAGAGAGGAAGGATTAGAGTAAGTAGGGTCAAAGCAATGGGAATTCGTATGACTCGTGATATTCAAAGGAATTTGGATTTTATCAAAGAGCATGAACAGGTCAGAAACAGGGGGCATGACTCTGTAGTTGAAGGATTAGCTAACAATGAAGAGCCTCCAGATTTTCCAGAACATCTTTTTGAAGGTAATGGGCTGCGGAGTTCTCTTCATCTCAGCGAAGATTATGATGAAACTGCTAGCGATAACCATCACACATCATCACTAGTAGGATCTGACAAAATTTCTGAGGGTGATTATCATGGAAGCAAAGAAACAATAGAGATATCCTTTGCTGACGATCAAACAGAAGTGAAGGACAATGATGACCAAATTTTCTTGCATTTAGCTTCTGGAGCTTCATCCAACTTATTCACTACAGAACAGACTGATGGCTCTGATTGCATTACAAAAGAAGGCGTACTTGAAAGTGAAACACCTCCTATGCAAGTTGATGAGAAGGATCACCAAGCATCACTGATGGACAATTTCTGTACTGATGATGAGATAGAGTGGGAAGAAGGTGGTTGTGATGTTCCTGGAGGTCCTTCCAGTAATGAAAACGATCAATCTAAAGTACCGAAAGGAGATCTAGAAGAAGATGCCCTTGTTCAGGAAGCTATAAGGAGAAGTTTAGAGGATTTTAAGAAGCAAGAACATGAAAATGTGACCCCTGAAGATTTACAGGCATCTTTTGAAGACAAACCTTTGCAATCTTATGATGATGTTCCTAAGccagctggagctgcaggaaagACAGCTGATAAAATTGGGAAGGAAATAAATTGTGAAGAGAATGATATAGTGCATGGATCACTTGTAGTTGATGGACGAGAAAACGAGAATCAGACTCAACCCGAGAATAGTGATGGGCATGCCGATATGAAGAGAGCTTATTTGTTGGATCCTCTCCCTCCATGTAATATGACCGCCAGTACTAGTGCTGCAAAATCACCTGAGGGCTCAGAAGTTCAGCACCACAATTCAATGTTACATTCAATCAGAACTCCCGAGTGGCCTAAGAACGATAGCGATAAAGTTATGACGCAATACAGTTTGAATTCTGATAATTCAAAGTGCAAAATAGATGATTCTTGTACTGGAGAAACCTCGAGGTCACTCCAAAATGACCTTTTGATGGATGAACTGGTTCCTGACACTGCTgtacaaaaagaaaatatgatCCAGAGAACTACGGACTTATCCACATCTGAGATAAACTATACGAAACTGAACGATAATGTTGGTATATATAGTGTGTCAGCTAGTAATCTAGAAAAGGAATTATCTCTTCTGAGACAGGAACAAGAATATCTCGGAAATGAAAGGCGGAAGCTTGAAAGCCACGCAGAGTCTGTCAGCAGTGAGATGTTTGCTGAATGCCAGGTTTGAATACAATCACCTTTTCCCTTTGAGTTGAGGCAAGGTTTACCTCAGAATTGAGATTTAGTGGAAGTTTGAAGTAAATGGTTTTAGCAGTACAAAATGTTAACATATGTATGTCTTGTATTATACAGGAATTGCTTCAAATGTTTGGCTTGCCATATATAATTGCACCTATGGAAGCTGAAGCTCAGTGTGCATACATGGAAATGACTAACCTTGTCGATGGAGTTGTTACTGATGATTCAGATGTTTTCCTGTTTGGTGCAAGGAATGTTTATAAGAACATATTTGACGATAGGAAATATGTTGAAACATACTTAATGAAGGTCAATTTTCTTTCTGCTTTCAATTTTACTCTCATTTTTATTTCATTGCCAGCTGAAGCAATGGGAAGTCCATGTCCTTGCTGGACCTTCCACAGCTAATATTGTAATACATTTTCAGGACATTGAGTCTGAGCTTGGTCTAACAAGAGAACAATTAATACGTATGGCAATGCTTCTTGGGAGTGACTACACTGAAGGAATTAGGTGATATGCTAACAAGAATATGTATCCTGTAACTTTTTTTGCAGTTTGTATAAAAATAAGATCAGAACTTCATTTTTCTTGTTGAGTTGCATTTTTCGTTGAAAGGAAATATGAACTGAAAAACTTGCTGTTCCAGAGATCAAGTGCATGCTCTGTTTTGTTGGACAAATTTGTTATGTATACAGTCATTAAGAATACAGAGCATTGTACTTTAATTATGCCATCTCAATTTCTTATTTTGAAGGGGGGAAAATGCCATTTCAGTTTCTGTTTTGTCCAGTGTATTTATTTATATACTGATTATGCAGTGGCATTGGCATTGTGAATGCTATTGAAGTTGCACACGCATTTCCTGAGGAAGATGGGCTCCAAAAGTTCAGGGAGTGGGTTGAATCACCAGATCCAACTTTACTGGGAAAACTTGGTATGGAAAGTGGTAGCagctcaaagaaaaaaaagtctggCAGAAATCATTCAGACGGAAAGGGAAACAGCCTTGAGCCTGAATACGCTAAAGGTTCTGATGACAGCCAATCTTCTAATGAGACCCAACGCATCAAGGAAATATTTATGAGTAAGCATGTAAGTATGTTGTCTTTATAGACTGAATTGTCAATTGCTGTAATTGCATGGTGATTATAGATACTGCTTTACTAATATTTCTTTTGCACTTGTTATCATTTATTTATCAGAGGAATGTGAGCAAGAACTGGCATATTCCTTCTACTTTTCCTAGTGAAGCAGTCATAAACGCATATATTTCCCCACAAGTTGATGATTCAACAGAACCATTTTCCTGGGGAAGACCAGATTCAGGCTTACTGCGCAAGTAAGCTTTCTTGAATAACCTTATGTTCTCATGGATGCGAGCAAACAATAAAAGATACCGTTCATTTCATTTCCCTGCACTTTTTTGTATTGAATCAGTTTTTAAGAGCAGCAATGTTTTTCTTGCTGGAAAGTGGTGGACAATGTAGTCCAACATATTGGCAGTGGCATTAACCGCTCAAAAACCTAAAATATATCCGATATGCCAGCACCAGCTTGTTTCTGGTAGGTGTTCAGACTGGTACCGTGGAGCGCAAAACCCTAGACAAGTTTTACCAGAAAGCAGAGTGTTCTGTTACTTTTAGCTGCCTGATATGTTATAATCAATTTGTTTTTATGATGTGGAATGTGCTTTTTAGCTCCTTATCATTACCTTGACAATTTGTTCTGATCTTTTTCTTCACAAGTTAGTTCTGTTTCAAAACTAAG
Coding sequences:
- the LOC4331991 gene encoding DNA repair protein UVH3 isoform X3 is translated as MQLDLLVQMRERVMAENRQKYQKIKKEPAKFSELQIQSYLKTVAFRREIDEVQRGAAGRGVGGVQTSKIASEANREFIFSSSFTGDKQTLAQRGGKEHIVDSIKSKREINPAVFKSNPTSSSSSIKPNNSEPLGSFGPDVETYRDERGRIRVSRVKAMGIRMTRDIQRNLDFIKEHEQVRNRGHDSVVEGLANNEEPPDFPEHLFEGNGLRSSLHLSEDYDETASDNHHTSSLVGSDKISEGDYHGSKETIEISFADDQTEVKDNDDQIFLHLASGASSNLFTTEQTDGSDCITKEGVLESETPPMQVDEKDHQASLMDNFCTDDEIEWEEGGCDVPGGPSSNENDQSKVPKGDLEEDALVQEAIRRSLEDFKKQEHENVTPEDLQASFEDKPLQSYDDVPKPAGAAGKTADKIGKEINCEENDIVHGSLVVDGRENENQTQPENSDGHADMKRAYLLDPLPPCNMTASTSAAKSPEGSEVQHHNSMLHSIRTPEWPKNDSDKVMTQYSLNSDNSKCKIDDSCTGETSRSLQNDLLMDELVPDTAVQKENMIQRTTDLSTSEINYTKLNDNVGIYSVSASNLEKELSLLRQEQEYLGNERRKLESHAESVSSEMFAECQELLQMFGLPYIIAPMEAEAQCAYMEMTNLVDGVVTDDSDVFLFGARNVYKNIFDDRKYVETYLMKDIESELGLTREQLIRMAMLLGSDYTEGISGIGIVNAIEVAHAFPEEDGLQKFREWVESPDPTLLGKLGMESGSSSKKKKSGRNHSDGKGNSLEPEYAKGSDDSQSSNETQRIKEIFMSKHRNVSKNWHIPSTFPSEAVINAYISPQVDDSTEPFSWGRPDSGLLRKLCWERFGWSKEKADELLIPVLREYNKHETQLRMEAFYSFNERFAKIRSKRIKKAIKGITGKSFLETDELDHDSPSTSNTSKKKERTSSGRGRAKGQRTKDVGPGNTGNQDYDIADSLVDAGEHTTEKSTSSKKRTANSSGGSRGKGRRSMNAAHVIIGNGEDSDVSNLASDEDSHIRHTNDYESEGLTLRRSNRKRKQVTYAEDGQEADDNDVSIHQIDENQGQGSLEEDMCHMAGLDTQSNLLHQDTSELNIDQTHTDPSDMNEDPSGFELPEDCHTDTAPKDYLFTGGGFCMEEGDEQDTGVDQSGAEMEHETRDACEGIDEVSESQSGKSMSYSATGEGTENANTEARGASSSQGRNASRGSGAVPKLTKRRRKS
- the LOC4331991 gene encoding DNA repair protein UVH3 isoform X2, encoding MIFPMTTGDIDPAVLASLPPSMQLDLLVQMRERVMAENRQKYQKIKKEPAKFSELQIQSYLKTVAFRREIDEVQRGAAGRGVGGVQTSKIASEANREFIFSSSFTGDKQTLAQRGGKEHIVDSIKSKREINPAVFKSNPTSSSSSIKPNNSEPLGSFGPDVETYRDERGRIRVSRVKAMGIRMTRDIQRNLDFIKEHEQVRNRGHDSVVEGLANNEEPPDFPEHLFEGNGLRSSLHLSEDYDETASDNHHTSSLVGSDKISEGDYHGSKETIEISFADDQTEVKDNDDQIFLHLASGASSNLFTTEQTDGSDCITKEGVLESETPPMQVDEKDHQASLMDNFCTDDEIEWEEGGCDVPGGPSSNENDQSKVPKGDLEEDALVQEAIRRSLEDFKKQEHENVTPEDLQASFEDKPLQSYDDVPKPAGAAGKTADKIGKEINCEENDIVHGSLVVDGRENENQTQPENSDGHADMKRAYLLDPLPPCNMTASTSAAKSPEGSEVQHHNSMLHSIRTPEWPKNDSDKVMTQYSLNSDNSKCKIDDSCTGETSRSLQNDLLMDELVPDTAVQKENMIQRTTDLSTSEINYTKLNDNVGIYSVSASNLEKELSLLRQEQEYLGNERRKLESHAESVSSEMFAECQELLQMFGLPYIIAPMEAEAQCAYMEMTNLVDGVVTDDSDVFLFGARNVYKNIFDDRKYVETYLMKDIESELGLTREQLIRMAMLLGSDYTEGISGIGIVNAIEVAHAFPEEDGLQKFREWVESPDPTLLGKLGMESGSSSKKKKSGRNHSDGKGNSLEPEYAKGSDDSQSSNETQRIKEIFMSKHRNVSKNWHIPSTFPSEAVINAYISPQVDDSTEPFSWGRPDSGLLRKLCWERFGWSKEKADELLIPVLREYNKHETQLRMEAFYSFNERFAKIRSKRIKKAIKGITGKSFLETDELDHDSPSTSNTSKKKERTSSGRGRAKGQRTKDVGPGNTGNQDYDIADSLVDAGEHTTEKSTSSKKRTANSSGGSRGKGRRSMNAAHVIIGNGEDSDVSNLASDEDSHIRHTNDYESEGLTLRRSNRKRKQVTYAEDGQEADDNDVSIHQIDENQGQGSLEEDMCHMAGLDTQSNLLHQDTSELNIDQTHTDPSDMNEDPSGFELPEDCHTDTAPKDYLFTGGGFCMEEGDEQDTGVDQSGAEMEHETRDACEGIDEVSESQSGKSMSYSATGEGTENANTEARGASSSQGRNASRGSGAVPKLTKRRRKS
- the LOC4331991 gene encoding DNA repair protein UVH3 isoform X1, with amino-acid sequence MGVHGLWELLAPVGRRVSVETLAGKRLAVDASIWMVQFMRAMRDDKGDMIRDAHLLGFLRRICKLLFLRARPVFVFDGATPALKRRTLAARRRHRDAAQAKVRKTAEKLLLSHLKARKLEELAAQIKSDRAKHDNKGKQVESSKMGEIEKINGEQKKNNDGENSGGIVAPIDQEKLDELLAASLAAEEEANLTGKGKQYTVSVPLQEAADISEDDDEDDGEMIFPMTTGDIDPAVLASLPPSMQLDLLVQMRERVMAENRQKYQKIKKEPAKFSELQIQSYLKTVAFRREIDEVQRGAAGRGVGGVQTSKIASEANREFIFSSSFTGDKQTLAQRGGKEHIVDSIKSKREINPAVFKSNPTSSSSSIKPNNSEPLGSFGPDVETYRDERGRIRVSRVKAMGIRMTRDIQRNLDFIKEHEQVRNRGHDSVVEGLANNEEPPDFPEHLFEGNGLRSSLHLSEDYDETASDNHHTSSLVGSDKISEGDYHGSKETIEISFADDQTEVKDNDDQIFLHLASGASSNLFTTEQTDGSDCITKEGVLESETPPMQVDEKDHQASLMDNFCTDDEIEWEEGGCDVPGGPSSNENDQSKVPKGDLEEDALVQEAIRRSLEDFKKQEHENVTPEDLQASFEDKPLQSYDDVPKPAGAAGKTADKIGKEINCEENDIVHGSLVVDGRENENQTQPENSDGHADMKRAYLLDPLPPCNMTASTSAAKSPEGSEVQHHNSMLHSIRTPEWPKNDSDKVMTQYSLNSDNSKCKIDDSCTGETSRSLQNDLLMDELVPDTAVQKENMIQRTTDLSTSEINYTKLNDNVGIYSVSASNLEKELSLLRQEQEYLGNERRKLESHAESVSSEMFAECQELLQMFGLPYIIAPMEAEAQCAYMEMTNLVDGVVTDDSDVFLFGARNVYKNIFDDRKYVETYLMKDIESELGLTREQLIRMAMLLGSDYTEGISGIGIVNAIEVAHAFPEEDGLQKFREWVESPDPTLLGKLGMESGSSSKKKKSGRNHSDGKGNSLEPEYAKGSDDSQSSNETQRIKEIFMSKHRNVSKNWHIPSTFPSEAVINAYISPQVDDSTEPFSWGRPDSGLLRKLCWERFGWSKEKADELLIPVLREYNKHETQLRMEAFYSFNERFAKIRSKRIKKAIKGITGKSFLETDELDHDSPSTSNTSKKKERTSSGRGRAKGQRTKDVGPGNTGNQDYDIADSLVDAGEHTTEKSTSSKKRTANSSGGSRGKGRRSMNAAHVIIGNGEDSDVSNLASDEDSHIRHTNDYESEGLTLRRSNRKRKQVTYAEDGQEADDNDVSIHQIDENQGQGSLEEDMCHMAGLDTQSNLLHQDTSELNIDQTHTDPSDMNEDPSGFELPEDCHTDTAPKDYLFTGGGFCMEEGDEQDTGVDQSGAEMEHETRDACEGIDEVSESQSGKSMSYSATGEGTENANTEARGASSSQGRNASRGSGAVPKLTKRRRKS